The Deinococcus taeanensis genomic interval CCACACCCTCGACCGCACCCTGCACGCCCAGGACCTTGACCGGAAGACGAAAGTGGTGGGCGCGCAACTGCAGGTCGAGATGCTCAAACGCGAGGCAGACGCCGAACGGATCCGCAGCGCCCAGCTGGCGCAGATGAACACGGAGCTGTCCGAAGCGCAGCGCCACCTGTCCCACCGCGCGGCGCACGACCCGCTCACCGGTCTGGCCAACCGGTCGCAGTTCCATGCGGAACTGGAACGCGCGCTGACCACCGCCGGCACCGACCCGGTCGGGGTGCTGTTCATTGACCTCGACCGCTTCAAGCAGGTCAACGACACTCTCGGCCATGACGTCGGCGACGAGCTGCTCAAGGAAGTGAGCGTCCGCCTGCGCCAGGTGGTGCGCGGCGGCGACCTCGTCGCGCGCATGGGCGGCGACGAGTTCACGGTCATCCTGCGCCACCTGCGGACCGTGAAGGACGCCGAGCGCGTCGCCCAGAAAATCTTGAACGTCTTGGCGCAGATCTTCACGGTGCATGGCCATACGCTGCACGTCACGGCGTCCATTGGCGTGGCGGTCGCCCCGCAGGACGGCCAGGACATCACCACCCTGCAGCGGCACGCGGACATCGCCATGTACCGCGCCAAACACGAAGGCAAGAACGCGGTCCGGACCTTCCAGCCCACCATGGGCAGCGAGACGGCCGAACGCGTGGACCTCGAACGGGACCTGCGCGAAGCCCTGACCCGCGGTGAACTGACGCTCCACTACCAACCGCAGTTCAACGGGCCCAGCGGGCAGCTGCTCGGCTTTGAGGCGCTGGTGCGCTGGAATCATCCCACCCAGGGGGTGCTGCCGCCCGGCCGGTTCATCGGCGTCGCGGAAGACAGCGGCCTGATCGTTCCGCTCGGCGCGTGGGTCCTGGAGGAAGCCTGCCGTCAGGCGGCCGCGTGGCGAAGTGAGGTGCCGTTCACGATCAGCGTGAACGTCAGCCCGCTGCAGTTCGGACAACCGGACTTCATCGACACGGTGCAGCGGGCACTGATCACGAGCGGCCTCGACCCGCAGCGACTGATTCTGGAACTCACTGAAACTGCCGTGGTGCGCAGTCCGGACGTGGCGGTTAAGCAGATGACGCATCTGCGCCTGCTGGGCATCAAGGTGGCGCTCGATGACTTCGGGACCGGCCAGAGCAGTCTGAGCCTGCTGCACACCCTGCCGATCGACATTCTGAAAATCGACCGTTCGTTCGTGCACGGCGGCGCGGGCTCCCTGGAGTCCACGCAGGTGATGGTCGGCGTGATGGTCTCACTGGCGCACCGTTTTCGCATGCACGTCGTTGCCGAAGGCGTGGAAACGCGCGAGCAGCTCGAGCTGCTCAATACGCTGGGCTGCGACAGCGTTCAGGGGTACCTGCTGGGCCGGCCGGTTCCGGCGGCGCAGGCCGCTGCGTTCCTGAGCAGCCAGTCCTGACAGAGCCGTTCAGCTGCCCGGAGGGCCCCGGCGCGCCTCACCCCGTCCGCGGCACAACGCGTCTGCGCAGGATCGGCAGCACCTGAGGCAACGCACCGCCTGTTCATCCCGTATCTCAGGAGTGAGATGACGTACCCCCACCCGGTCCTGACCCTGTCCCTCTGCGCCGCTCTCCTCCTCGGGACTGCCGACGCTGGAC includes:
- a CDS encoding EAL domain-containing protein; this translates as MPHPTSPVPLPLPETEHDRLQALLGAAEPLVVADAEQARALLSEALPLARTLGDGRGVARALNLLAGSLVIRSQYDEAAQTFAQAREAAVNAGDAASEARAINGLGLVARARGRYGEAMEHYLESLRVAQSCGDDIGHARTLGNVGIVHSELGDHELALQTFETMRQLGERAGHAITQSNAIINMAYAHHELGHFDEALDAARKHLPVIRERGMRQHEVILQATVVSCLAARGDAAEAVSAAEEVLPLAEAVGDREQLAYVRLAYGQALLALHQLDAAEVQLDAALAETRQHSLKPQECQVLHHLSELHARRGAWEQAYRHSQAHHTLDRTLHAQDLDRKTKVVGAQLQVEMLKREADAERIRSAQLAQMNTELSEAQRHLSHRAAHDPLTGLANRSQFHAELERALTTAGTDPVGVLFIDLDRFKQVNDTLGHDVGDELLKEVSVRLRQVVRGGDLVARMGGDEFTVILRHLRTVKDAERVAQKILNVLAQIFTVHGHTLHVTASIGVAVAPQDGQDITTLQRHADIAMYRAKHEGKNAVRTFQPTMGSETAERVDLERDLREALTRGELTLHYQPQFNGPSGQLLGFEALVRWNHPTQGVLPPGRFIGVAEDSGLIVPLGAWVLEEACRQAAAWRSEVPFTISVNVSPLQFGQPDFIDTVQRALITSGLDPQRLILELTETAVVRSPDVAVKQMTHLRLLGIKVALDDFGTGQSSLSLLHTLPIDILKIDRSFVHGGAGSLESTQVMVGVMVSLAHRFRMHVVAEGVETREQLELLNTLGCDSVQGYLLGRPVPAAQAAAFLSSQS